One Acidaminococcales bacterium genomic region harbors:
- a CDS encoding carboxylesterase family protein, protein MRKGKWFLKLLLGVALLAMSAAVAAAEEAPKFKAPKAAVAGGVIKGQRAGGISVYKGIPYAKPPVGELRFAPPENAEPWEGELDCTRFGAQCFQIPLPVGDEPFSEDCLTLNVWTPAQPGEGAKLPVYVFIHGGGFSSGSGAFPLYDGTGFAKKGIVTVTINYRLGVLGFFASRETLKRYGTTGNWGLLDQIKALEWVRDNIAAFGGDRGKVTIGGESAGSFSVSALATSPLAKGLFRGVIMESGSVLSLPAFSYYSRADLRKSIGASSFLADIFSAGDDAEGLAKMRKADAETLARLCAFSADQTAAPFFLTPAIDGRVIPKDPLKAMGSGELAGVNFLLGFNNDEGSLFVPADTDDGGCKALIARIFGGQNMLSVLGRFGVDAQNTYQQRARQLLAYGFFSAGTKRFADIAADVGSGVYMYKFKYVYIPPVNGLGAPHAAELPFVFNTLALLGLSDPEAVKLADETHTRWANFIKTGDPNVGEMPPSAVKWPKYDSKDTNVLYLDKRITSGALEDKENIDFIADLTLGARK, encoded by the coding sequence ATGAGAAAAGGCAAATGGTTCTTGAAATTATTGCTTGGCGTGGCGCTGCTGGCAATGTCGGCGGCTGTTGCCGCCGCGGAGGAAGCGCCAAAGTTTAAAGCCCCGAAAGCGGCGGTGGCGGGCGGCGTCATTAAAGGCCAGCGGGCGGGGGGCATAAGCGTTTATAAAGGAATCCCCTACGCGAAACCGCCCGTTGGGGAGTTGCGGTTCGCCCCGCCGGAGAACGCGGAACCGTGGGAAGGCGAACTTGATTGCACTCGGTTCGGCGCCCAGTGCTTTCAGATCCCCCTTCCCGTGGGGGACGAGCCTTTTTCCGAAGACTGCCTAACGCTGAACGTTTGGACTCCCGCCCAACCGGGAGAGGGCGCCAAACTTCCGGTCTATGTGTTTATCCACGGCGGCGGATTTTCATCCGGTTCGGGGGCGTTCCCTTTGTACGACGGGACGGGCTTCGCGAAAAAAGGCATCGTAACAGTAACTATCAATTACCGGCTGGGCGTTTTGGGCTTTTTCGCCTCGCGGGAAACGCTGAAACGGTACGGCACGACCGGCAACTGGGGGCTTCTGGATCAGATCAAGGCTCTCGAATGGGTCAGGGACAATATCGCCGCGTTCGGCGGCGATCGCGGCAAAGTTACGATCGGGGGCGAGTCCGCAGGCAGTTTCAGCGTTTCCGCCCTTGCAACGAGCCCCCTCGCGAAAGGCCTGTTTCGCGGGGTGATCATGGAAAGCGGCTCCGTTTTGTCCCTGCCCGCATTTTCTTACTATTCCAGGGCAGACCTGCGAAAATCAATAGGGGCGTCCAGCTTCCTGGCGGATATCTTCTCGGCCGGCGACGATGCGGAGGGACTCGCGAAAATGCGAAAGGCCGATGCCGAGACGCTGGCGCGTCTTTGCGCCTTCAGCGCCGATCAGACGGCGGCGCCGTTCTTTCTTACCCCGGCCATCGATGGCCGGGTCATTCCGAAAGACCCGCTCAAGGCGATGGGTTCGGGCGAACTTGCCGGGGTAAATTTTTTGCTGGGCTTCAACAACGACGAAGGCAGCCTGTTTGTCCCGGCCGACACGGACGATGGAGGGTGCAAGGCGCTGATCGCGCGGATATTTGGCGGGCAAAACATGCTTTCAGTCCTCGGCCGGTTCGGGGTTGACGCGCAGAATACGTACCAGCAAAGGGCGCGGCAGCTCCTGGCGTACGGATTTTTCTCCGCAGGGACAAAACGTTTCGCCGATATCGCCGCCGATGTCGGAAGCGGCGTCTACATGTACAAGTTCAAATACGTTTACATTCCCCCCGTCAACGGGCTGGGGGCGCCCCATGCGGCGGAACTGCCTTTTGTTTTCAACACTCTCGCGTTACTGGGGCTGTCTGACCCCGAGGCCGTGAAGCTCGCCGATGAAACGCACACGCGATGGGCGAACTTCATCAAAACCGGGGACCCGAATGTGGGGGAAATGCCCCCTTCCGCTGTGAAATGGCCAAAGTACGACTCAAAAGACACGAACGTGTTGTATCTGGATAAAAGGATCACGTCCGGAGCGCTCGAAGACAAAGAAAACATTGATTTCATTGCGGATCTGACGCTTGGCGCCAGAAAGTAA
- the raiA gene encoding ribosome-associated translation inhibitor RaiA: MNIAVRGKNIDITPALRDYVEKRVSKVTKYFSEVGNIHAILSVEKNQHCVEVTVPVNGIILRAQEITGDMYSSVDLVVDKIERQITKYKTKLMKRFRSGADRFRSELVPDSAAVEDEFKVLKTKRFAIRPMSAEEAIMQMNLINHSFFVYFDADDESISIVYKRKDGNYGLLLPEFK; the protein is encoded by the coding sequence ATGAACATCGCGGTCCGCGGCAAAAACATCGACATCACGCCGGCACTCCGGGATTATGTTGAAAAAAGGGTGAGCAAAGTAACTAAATATTTTTCCGAAGTGGGAAACATCCACGCCATATTGTCAGTAGAAAAAAATCAGCATTGCGTTGAAGTTACAGTGCCGGTAAACGGCATAATCCTGCGGGCGCAGGAAATAACCGGAGATATGTACTCCTCCGTGGATCTTGTTGTCGATAAAATCGAACGGCAGATAACAAAATACAAAACAAAACTCATGAAAAGGTTCAGGAGCGGGGCGGACAGGTTCCGCAGCGAATTGGTCCCGGATTCCGCCGCCGTGGAAGACGAATTCAAAGTTCTGAAAACCAAACGCTTTGCGATCAGGCCGATGAGCGCCGAAGAAGCGATCATGCAGATGAACTTGATCAATCACAGTTTCTTCGTCTATTTCGACGCGGACGACGAGTCAATTTCCATAGTGTACAAACGCAAGGACGGCAATTACGGCTTGCTCCTGCCGGAATTTAAATAA